The following coding sequences lie in one Spinacia oleracea cultivar Varoflay chromosome 1, BTI_SOV_V1, whole genome shotgun sequence genomic window:
- the LOC110804213 gene encoding protein FLUORESCENT IN BLUE LIGHT, chloroplastic isoform X2 gives MLPYDPRSLILASGEAAPALSKIYRMFPGKSSTEGHQNKINMKNCILMSSSLSEDGYQSLFVNQEAWIAKFPGIAVLLTNAMFLAMPSEALAETSEAANSFFNMPVLLFVAIIGATVGGLVARQRKGELQKLNEQLRQINAALRRQAKIESYAPSLSYAPINNRIPETEVIIDPKTEELISHLKAGKTYLRNQEPDKAYTEFKVALELAKNMNDPVKEKKAARGLGASLQRQGKYHEAIRYHNMVLGISKRIGETSGNTDAYGAIADCYTELGDLEKAGKFYDKYIARLED, from the exons ATGCTTCCATACGATCCAAGGAGTCTCATATTGGCAAGTGGAGAGGCTGCACCTGCATTGTCTAAGATTTACAGGATGTTTCCTGGAAAGTCATCTACAGAAGGGCACCAGAACAAGATTAACATGAAGAATTGCATTCTTATGTCTTCATCACTTTCCGAAGATGGTTACCAAAGCCTCTTTGTCAATCAG GAAGCATGGATTGCCAAATTTCCTGGAATAGCGGTTCTTTTAACAAATGCCATGTTTCTGGCTATGCCTTCAGAAGCTCTTGCAGAAACAAGTGAGGCCGCCAATTCATTCTTCAATATGCCAGTGCTCCTATTTGTAGCAATTATCGGTGCTACTGTTGGag GCCTGGTGGCTCGGCAAAGAAAGGGGGAACTCCAAAAACTAAATGAACAACTGCGTCAGATTAATGCAGCTCTTAGAAGACAAGCGAAAATTGAGTCATATGCCCCTAGCTTGAGCTATGCCCCTATTAATAACAGAATCCCGGAGACTGAAGTAATAATTGATCCAAAGACAGAGGAGCTGATTTCTCATCTGAAGGCTGGAAAGACTTATCTACGAAACCAAGAACCAGATAAAGCATACACAGAGTTTAAGGTTGCTCTGGAACTCGCTAAGAATATGAACGATCCTGTCAAGGAAAAGAAAGCTGCCAGAGGCCTAG GAGCCTCGTTGCAAAGACAAGGGAAGTATCATGAAGCGATAAGATACCATAATATGGTTCTGGGTATTTCCAAGCGTATAGGAGAAACTTCAGGAAATACAGACGCATATGGCGCAATCGCTGACTGCTATACTGAGCTTGGGGATCTTGAGAAAGCTGGAAAATTCTATGACAAGTATATTGCTAGACTAGAAGATTGA
- the LOC110804213 gene encoding protein FLUORESCENT IN BLUE LIGHT, chloroplastic isoform X1 — protein sequence MAMVFHCSSLLSPAKQSGISSWQQLFSKKLKFLGDPAMLPYDPRSLILASGEAAPALSKIYRMFPGKSSTEGHQNKINMKNCILMSSSLSEDGYQSLFVNQEAWIAKFPGIAVLLTNAMFLAMPSEALAETSEAANSFFNMPVLLFVAIIGATVGGLVARQRKGELQKLNEQLRQINAALRRQAKIESYAPSLSYAPINNRIPETEVIIDPKTEELISHLKAGKTYLRNQEPDKAYTEFKVALELAKNMNDPVKEKKAARGLGASLQRQGKYHEAIRYHNMVLGISKRIGETSGNTDAYGAIADCYTELGDLEKAGKFYDKYIARLED from the exons ATGGCGATGGTTTTTCACTGTTCCTCCCTCTTATCTCCTGCAAAGCAGTCTGGGATTTCTTCATGGCAACAACTTTTCTcaaaaaagttaaagtttttgG GGGATCCAGCAATGCTTCCATACGATCCAAGGAGTCTCATATTGGCAAGTGGAGAGGCTGCACCTGCATTGTCTAAGATTTACAGGATGTTTCCTGGAAAGTCATCTACAGAAGGGCACCAGAACAAGATTAACATGAAGAATTGCATTCTTATGTCTTCATCACTTTCCGAAGATGGTTACCAAAGCCTCTTTGTCAATCAG GAAGCATGGATTGCCAAATTTCCTGGAATAGCGGTTCTTTTAACAAATGCCATGTTTCTGGCTATGCCTTCAGAAGCTCTTGCAGAAACAAGTGAGGCCGCCAATTCATTCTTCAATATGCCAGTGCTCCTATTTGTAGCAATTATCGGTGCTACTGTTGGag GCCTGGTGGCTCGGCAAAGAAAGGGGGAACTCCAAAAACTAAATGAACAACTGCGTCAGATTAATGCAGCTCTTAGAAGACAAGCGAAAATTGAGTCATATGCCCCTAGCTTGAGCTATGCCCCTATTAATAACAGAATCCCGGAGACTGAAGTAATAATTGATCCAAAGACAGAGGAGCTGATTTCTCATCTGAAGGCTGGAAAGACTTATCTACGAAACCAAGAACCAGATAAAGCATACACAGAGTTTAAGGTTGCTCTGGAACTCGCTAAGAATATGAACGATCCTGTCAAGGAAAAGAAAGCTGCCAGAGGCCTAG GAGCCTCGTTGCAAAGACAAGGGAAGTATCATGAAGCGATAAGATACCATAATATGGTTCTGGGTATTTCCAAGCGTATAGGAGAAACTTCAGGAAATACAGACGCATATGGCGCAATCGCTGACTGCTATACTGAGCTTGGGGATCTTGAGAAAGCTGGAAAATTCTATGACAAGTATATTGCTAGACTAGAAGATTGA
- the LOC110804208 gene encoding oligouridylate-binding protein 1B, with protein MQNQRMKQQQQALMQQALIQQQSLYHPGLLAAPQIEPYPSGNLPPGFDPSTCRSVYVGNIHPQVTEPLIQEVFASAGPVEGCKLIRKEKSSYGFIHYYDRRFASMAILTLNGRHLFGQPIKVNWAYTSGQREDTSNHFNVFVGDLSPEVTDAMLYACFSTYHSCSDARVMWDQKTARSRGFGFVSFRNQQDAQSAINDLTGKWLGSRQIRCNWATKGATSNDDKQSSDSKSVVELTNGSSEDGKEATNSEAPENNPQFTTVYVGNLAPETTQLDLHRHFHNLGAGAIEEVRVQRDKGFGFVRYSTHAEAAIAIQFGNTQSMLLGKLIKCSWGSKPTPAGTASNPLPPPAPAPLGLSATDLLSYERQLAMSKMGGMGGMHALMHAQGPHPLNKGNMGMTAAGASQAIYDGGFQNVAAAQQMMYYH; from the exons ATGCAGAACCAAAGAATGAAGCAACAGCAGCAAGCTTTGATGCAGCAAGCTCTTATTCAGCAGCAGTCTCTTTACCACCCTGGTCTTCTTGCTGCTCCTCAG ATTGAGCCATATCCCAGTGGAAACCTTCCTCCTGGTTTTGATCCCTCTACATGCCGCAGTGT GTATGTGGGTAATATTCATCCTCAAGTCACTGAACCATTAATCCAAGAGGTTTTTGCTAGTGCTGGCCCTGTCGAAGGTTGCAAGCTTATTAGGAAGGAAAAG TCGTCCTATGGTTTCATTCACTACTATGATCGCAGATTTGCGAGCATGGCTATATTGACACTTAATGGAAGACATTT GTTTGGGCAGCCTATAAAGGTTAATTGGGCGTATACTAGTGGTCAACGAGAAGACACTTCAA ACCACTTTAATGTGTTCGTTGGTGATCTGAGTCCCGAGGTTACTGATGCGATGCTGTATGCTTGTTTTTCCACTTACCATAGTTGTTC AGATGCAAGAGTAATGTGGGATCAGAAAACTGCGCGTTCCAGGGGGTTTGGATTTGTTTCATTTCGCAACCAACAG GATGCCCAAAGTGCTATAAATGATCTTACTG GAAAATGGCTTGGTAGTAGGCAGATACGCTGCAATTGGGCCACTAAAGGTGCTACTTCCAACGATGATAAGCAGAGTTCTGATTCAAAAAGTGTGGTGGAATTGACAAATGGGTCATCAG AAGATGGAAAGGAGGCCACAAACAGCGAAGCCCCTGAAAATAATCCTCAATTTACAACTGTATATGTTGGGAATCTTGCCCCTGAG ACTACTCAGCTTGACCTCCATCGCCATTTCCATAATTTGGGTGCTGGAGCTATTGAAGAAGTAAGGGTGCAACGTGACAAAGGCTTTGGCTTTGTTAGGTACAGCACTCATGCTGAAGCTGCAATTGCCATTCAGTTTGGAAATACACAAAGTATGCTTTTGGGCAAACTAATCAAG TGCTCCTGGGGAAGCAAGCCAACACCAGCAGGGACAGCATCAAATCCACTTCCTCCACCTGCTCCTGCACCTTTAGGCCTTTCGGCTACAGATCTTCTATCCTATGAGAGGCAACTAGCAATGAGTAAGATGGGTGGGATGGGTGGTATGCATGCTCTTATGCATGCACAGGGCCCACATCCACTCAACAAGGGTAATATGGGAATGACAGCTGCTGGAGCTAGCCAAGCTATTTATGATGGCGGGTTTCAAAACGTTGCAGCTGCCCAGCAAATGATGTACTACCATTAA